In Desulfopila inferna, the following are encoded in one genomic region:
- the rplL gene encoding 50S ribosomal protein L7/L12: MAVTKEDVIEFIANMSVLELSELIKEFEEKFGVSAAAPVAVAAAGAGPAVAEVEEKTEFDVILAGAGDQKIKVIKEVRAITSLGLKEAKALVEDAPQPIKEGVTKEEAEEIKGKIEAVGGVIEIK; encoded by the coding sequence ATGGCTGTAACAAAAGAAGATGTAATTGAATTTATTGCTAATATGTCAGTACTTGAGCTCTCCGAACTTATCAAGGAGTTTGAGGAGAAGTTTGGTGTTTCCGCAGCTGCCCCCGTTGCCGTAGCCGCTGCAGGTGCAGGTCCGGCGGTAGCTGAAGTCGAAGAGAAGACTGAATTTGACGTCATTCTCGCGGGTGCCGGCGACCAGAAAATCAAGGTCATTAAAGAGGTTCGTGCTATCACAAGCCTCGGGCTCAAAGAAGCAAAAGCTCTTGTTGAGGATGCACCCCAGCCCATCAAGGAAGGCGTTACCAAAGAAGAGGCTGAGGAAATCAAAGGCAAGATCGAAGCAGTTGGTGGAGTTATCGAGATCAAATAA